In the genome of uncultured Sphaerochaeta sp., the window CTGATTCCGAATACAAGACAATGCAAGATCTGATTGATTCTTCATTCGATGACAGGGATTTCCTCTCATTGCAGAGAAGGCAGGAGCATGGAACCAAGCCTGTGGAGACTGCAAAGCCCGTGGAGACTGCAAAGCCCGTGGAGACTGCAAAGCCCGTGGAGACTGCAAAGCCCGTGGAACCTGCAAAGCCTGTGGAACCTGCAAAGCCTGTGGAACCTGCAAAGCCTGTGGAACCTACAAAGCCTGTGGAACCTGCAAAGCCTGTGGAACCTGCAAAGCCTGTGGAAGCACCCAAGCCGATTTCCGACATTGATGAGCTGGATATGCTTGCAAGTCTGGAAGCGGATCCGGATGCAATCGGGAAGAAAAGAGGGGAGTGAGACTAGACACAGAGGCTACTCTCTGCTATGGTTCTCTAGAGAAAATTCGGAGGATGCCAATGGTAAGGAAACGATACAGACTCATGTACCTATCCACCGGAAGGTGTTTTCCCCAGCATATTACATCAGAAAGTCGACCGTAGGGTCGGCTTTTTTTTTGAAGGAGCCGAGATGGATAAACAGAACGTATTTGTCGGTAGATCGCTGAGCGTCATTGAGGACTTCTCGAAAGAGGAACGATTGTACCTCTTTGAGCAGGTAAAGATTCTCAAGAAAGCGATGGAAAACCAGGATGAGGAGACTTTGGCGAAGTACCGGATCAACGACAAGGATTTCGGTATCTACGAGGTCTTCCTGGAAGACAGCACCCGTACAAAGGAGTCTTTCAGGAATGCAGCGAACTTCCATCATGCAAAGGTTTCTGAGCTGAACAGTGACAGTTCCTCCTTCAACAAGGGGGAGAGCTATGCCGACACCTTCTATACCTTGAGCGGATACTCCAACACCATCTTCATCGTGCGCAGCAAATTGGAAGGCGTCTGCAGATGGCTTGAAGAGACTTGCGCTGCATACGCACAGCGAAACAGCCTGTACCGAAAACCTGCCTTCATCAACGCGGGGGACGGCAAACACGAGCATCCTACCCAAGAGTTGCTTGATGAGTTCACCTTTCTTGAAGACAACAACTGGAGCACCGAAAACTTGCATCTTGCCCTGGTGGGAGACCTTTTTCACGGGCGCACCGTCCACTCCAAAGCTGATGGCCTGAAAATCTTCAAGTCAGTGAAAGTTGATCTCATCGCACCTGAGGAACTGGCGATGCCGGAAACCTACGTGCAGAAGATGCGTGAGAACGGCTATGAAGTTCGCATCTTCTCCTCCATAGAGGCGTACCTTGGGCAGAAGGACCTGGCCGACAAGTGGTACTTTACCCGACCCCAGCTGGAACGCATGGGTGATAGGATTCTCCAGCGGCAAGCTGAACTGAGGAGGACCATCACCTTCCGCAAGGAGTTCATGGGACTGCTCAAGGAGGGGACAAAGTTCTACCATCCCCTTCCCCGGCACAAGGTGCATCCCACCATTCCCACCTTCCTTGACGAAACTGAGCTCAACGGATGGGA includes:
- a CDS encoding bifunctional aspartate carbamoyltransferase catalytic subunit/aspartate carbamoyltransferase regulatory subunit; its protein translation is MDKQNVFVGRSLSVIEDFSKEERLYLFEQVKILKKAMENQDEETLAKYRINDKDFGIYEVFLEDSTRTKESFRNAANFHHAKVSELNSDSSSFNKGESYADTFYTLSGYSNTIFIVRSKLEGVCRWLEETCAAYAQRNSLYRKPAFINAGDGKHEHPTQELLDEFTFLEDNNWSTENLHLALVGDLFHGRTVHSKADGLKIFKSVKVDLIAPEELAMPETYVQKMRENGYEVRIFSSIEAYLGQKDLADKWYFTRPQLERMGDRILQRQAELRRTITFRKEFMGLLKEGTKFYHPLPRHKVHPTIPTFLDETELNGWERQSINGMYVRIVLLALIAGRIGAEFVPSLAPVSLPTEEDYITEVDLSVMPVKEKVVSEGVQPIHNGLVIDHICKGDAPSEIRDHMRLISSVLGLDGQKGGEWVSTGHNDETQFKGIIFRPGSFELSRKHLKRLSAVAPGCTLNLIKNGRVVNKYRLHLPPRIYNFEDLACTNEACISHPDQNEGVPALFYRTKDNHFACAFCGKNHTFKEIWKSRNK